One window of Ziziphus jujuba cultivar Dongzao chromosome 5, ASM3175591v1 genomic DNA carries:
- the LOC107420645 gene encoding uncharacterized protein LOC107420645, producing the protein MGVLGVASRIFLALIAIQLGAHQINATIPLKTNKLINKANKNGPYIGIVIPNLFELNPLLNHPDFKAKNLTIDISGRRYRFGTIAGKKVILTLTGLGMVNSAVTTQLLLTLFNVEGVLHYGIAGNANPSLHIGDVAIPQSWSHSGLWNWQRYGQGPEDELPLEANGDYTRELGYINIPNYTVNVSDEDFGSYDNLLNNIWYQREEVFPIDGTPEQRQHAFWVPVDSLYYHLAQNLEGLELEDCVNSTTCLTTTPKVVRVERGTSASIYLDNAAYRGFLYEKFNISPVEMESAAVALISFQQRIPFIVIRALSDLAGGGSADSNEADTFITLAANNSVAVAVEFVKLLPNATLAAY; encoded by the exons aTGGGAGTTCTTGGTGTAGCTTCCAGGATCTTTCTTGCTCTGATTGCGATCCAGCTTGGTGCACATCAGATAAATGCTACAATTCCTCTGAAAACCAATAAATTGATCAACAAGGCCAATAAGAATGGCCCTTACATTGGAATAGTGATTCCAAATCTTTTCGAATTGAACCCTCTGCTTAATCATCCCGACTTCAAAGCTAAAAATTTGACCATTGATATTTCtg GAAGGAGATACCGGTTTGGAACTATTGCCGGCAAGAAAGTAATTTTAACCCTGACAGGCCTTGGCATG GTCAATTCAGCTGTAACCACTCAACTTCTATTGACCCTCTTCAATGTAGAAGGAGTGTTGCACTATGGAATAGCCGGGAATGCGAACCCTTCCCTTCATATTGGAGATGTGGCTATTCCTCAAAGCTGGTCGCATTCTGGTCTCTGGAATTGGCAG AGGTATGGACAAGGCCCCGAAGACGAGCTACCGCTTGAAGCAAATGGAGACTACACGAGAGAATTAGGGTACATTAATATCCCAAATTATACAGTGAATGTCTCGGATGAGGATTTCGGCTCCTATGACAACCTCCTCAATAATATTTGGTATCAACGGGAAGAAGTTTTCCCAATAGATGGGACTCCTGAACAGAGACAGCATGCCTTCTGGGTTCCTGTTGATTCTCTCTATTATCATCTCGCTCAAAATTTGGAG GGTCTAGAACTGGAAGATTGCGTAAACTCAACAACATGTTTGACCACAACGCCAAAGGTGGTGAGAGTGGAAAGGGGAACAAGTGCGAGCATCTACTTAGACAATGCAGCATACCGTGGCTTCCTATACGAGAAGTTCAATATCAGCCCCGTGGAAATGGAAAGTGCAGCCGTGGCCTTAATTAGTTTCCAGCAGAGGATTCCTTTCATTGTTATAAGAGCTCTCTCCGActtggccggcggtggctctgcCGACTCTAATGAGGCCGATACTTTCATCACCCTTGCCGCCAATAATTCTGTGGCTGTTGCTGTCGAATTCGTCAAGCTGTTGCCGAATGCCACTTTGGCAGCTTATTAG